A window of Rubricoccus marinus contains these coding sequences:
- a CDS encoding HlyD family secretion protein has protein sequence MRSRSVPGFRQRGRAGVLVASGLAVAAIALVFAPVELPDRVEGVGRVLPAQEWVLVRTASGAVTATLRDHRTGAVSTTFAAEPARGDAVRFELGPAASQEAVEAGENVGMLASGEAALRLAAVRGEIEQAEAELRRTGAGAKPEVVEAARRGVREAEAERGQAEAEVARAKATAERQRNLFADGLTSAQALDDAEAAVRLAEARRASAQAQRATAEARVQVATSGERPEEAGVVRARIGALEREARSLLEREQMGTLVSPISGRVGRVFSPDTLLLVADTSAYHVLLPVRWTDRDRVRAGRTVVLKTASGEAPPLARIVDVREAAAPRAGQAYLVATAEVVSGAEHLVPGLLVACAVESAPMTPLQHVQRALRDLFRW, from the coding sequence ATGAGATCCCGCTCCGTCCCCGGCTTCCGCCAGCGCGGCCGCGCCGGCGTGCTCGTCGCCAGCGGTCTTGCGGTGGCGGCGATCGCGCTCGTGTTCGCGCCGGTGGAGTTGCCCGACCGGGTCGAGGGCGTCGGGCGCGTGCTCCCGGCGCAGGAGTGGGTGCTCGTGCGGACAGCCTCTGGCGCCGTGACCGCCACGCTTCGCGACCACCGCACGGGCGCCGTCTCCACGACGTTTGCCGCCGAGCCCGCGCGCGGCGACGCCGTCCGGTTCGAGCTGGGCCCTGCGGCGTCGCAAGAGGCCGTCGAGGCGGGGGAGAACGTGGGGATGCTGGCCTCTGGCGAGGCGGCGCTGCGGCTGGCGGCCGTCCGCGGGGAAATCGAGCAGGCGGAGGCCGAGTTGCGGCGGACCGGGGCGGGCGCCAAGCCAGAAGTGGTGGAGGCAGCACGGCGCGGCGTGCGCGAGGCGGAGGCCGAGAGGGGACAGGCGGAGGCCGAGGTGGCGCGCGCCAAGGCGACAGCCGAGCGCCAGAGGAACCTCTTTGCAGACGGCCTGACCTCGGCGCAGGCGCTGGATGACGCCGAGGCGGCGGTGCGGCTCGCCGAGGCCCGGCGCGCGAGTGCCCAGGCGCAGAGGGCGACGGCCGAGGCGCGCGTGCAGGTGGCGACTTCGGGCGAGAGGCCAGAGGAAGCCGGCGTGGTGCGCGCCCGGATCGGGGCGCTGGAGCGCGAGGCGCGTTCGCTGCTGGAGCGAGAGCAGATGGGCACGCTCGTCTCGCCCATCTCGGGCCGCGTCGGCCGCGTGTTCTCTCCCGACACGCTCTTGCTCGTGGCCGACACCTCGGCGTACCACGTGCTCCTGCCGGTCCGCTGGACCGACCGCGACCGCGTGCGCGCCGGCCGCACGGTGGTGCTCAAGACGGCCTCTGGCGAGGCGCCGCCCCTGGCGCGGATCGTGGACGTGCGCGAGGCCGCCGCGCCGCGCGCCGGTCAGGCGTACCTCGTCGCGACCGCCGAGGTCGTCTCGGGCGCCGAGCACTTGGTTCCAGGCCTGCTCGTGGCGTGTGCTGTGGAGTCCGCGCCGATGACGCCGTTGCAGCACGTGCAACGCGCGCTCCGCGACCTCTTCCGCTGGTAA
- a CDS encoding polyphosphate polymerase domain-containing protein, with protein sequence MRRELKYLVREADRHRLAARIAPYVQADAHASDRASGARGYTVRSVYFDTPGLRDWAEKESGDEIRRKVRVRAYDAPGSGPVFLEVKRKENSAVWKDRARMSAPEAAALLAGAPLSAAPEASREAAERFLFRLRAEHRHPVLLVAYDREPHVGRVDPSLRITFDRRLRVSAFPRLGPDLAGLYAERQRPLLAGHFILEVKYDRAFPSWMRAVTASLGLRQQALSKYGLGLEAEVEAAPWRFGAPAVRALSR encoded by the coding sequence GTGCGCCGCGAACTGAAATACCTCGTCCGCGAGGCCGACCGCCACCGCCTCGCGGCCCGCATCGCGCCCTACGTGCAGGCCGACGCGCACGCCTCGGACCGCGCCTCTGGCGCCAGAGGCTACACCGTGCGGAGCGTGTACTTCGACACGCCCGGCCTGCGCGACTGGGCCGAGAAGGAGTCCGGCGACGAGATCCGCCGCAAGGTCCGCGTGCGCGCCTACGACGCGCCGGGCTCGGGCCCGGTCTTTCTGGAGGTGAAGCGGAAGGAGAACTCGGCGGTCTGGAAAGACCGCGCGCGGATGTCGGCACCAGAGGCCGCGGCGCTGCTCGCGGGCGCCCCGCTGAGTGCGGCGCCAGAGGCCTCGCGCGAGGCGGCCGAGCGGTTCCTGTTCCGCCTCCGCGCCGAGCACCGCCACCCCGTCCTCCTCGTCGCGTACGACCGCGAGCCGCACGTCGGCCGCGTGGACCCGTCGCTGCGCATCACGTTCGACCGCCGCTTGCGCGTGTCCGCCTTCCCCCGCCTCGGCCCCGACCTCGCCGGGCTCTACGCCGAGCGCCAGAGGCCGCTCCTGGCGGGCCACTTCATCCTGGAGGTCAAGTACGACCGCGCGTTTCCGTCCTGGATGCGCGCCGTGACGGCCTCGCTGGGGCTCCGCCAGCAGGCGCTCTCCAAGTACGGGCTCGGCCTGGAAGCCGAAGTTGAAGCCGCACCGTGGCGCTTCGGCGCGCCGGCCGTCCGCGCCCTCTCGCGCTAA
- a CDS encoding DUF4956 domain-containing protein, protein MPFDLNDPFSTLPLATSQIVANLLVALLCGLAISLIYRWSYRGTSYSTTFVASLVTLAMITSIVIMAIGNNLARAFGLVGAMSIIRFRTAVKDTQDLVFIFLVLAIGLAAGVGFHRLAILATVFVGATLWLLGRSGFGASRKLEYLVEIVASSESASGEDSGTAAPEAAPWDAVLARYARRHRLLHARSGEGGRLDLGFLVTLRRTEDAPALTDALGRTDRVEEVALYYDEERPL, encoded by the coding sequence ATGCCCTTCGATCTCAACGACCCGTTCTCGACGTTGCCTCTGGCGACGAGTCAGATCGTGGCGAACCTCTTGGTGGCGCTCTTGTGCGGCCTGGCCATCTCGCTGATCTACCGGTGGTCCTACCGCGGCACGAGCTACTCGACAACGTTCGTGGCCTCGCTGGTGACCCTCGCGATGATCACGTCCATCGTCATCATGGCGATCGGCAACAACCTCGCGCGGGCATTCGGCCTCGTCGGCGCGATGTCCATTATCCGCTTCCGGACGGCGGTCAAGGACACGCAGGACCTGGTGTTCATCTTCCTCGTGCTCGCCATCGGGCTGGCCGCTGGCGTCGGCTTCCACCGCCTCGCCATCCTCGCCACGGTCTTTGTCGGCGCGACGCTGTGGCTGCTCGGGCGCTCCGGCTTCGGCGCCTCTCGCAAGCTGGAGTACTTGGTCGAGATCGTGGCCTCTAGCGAGTCGGCCTCTGGCGAGGACAGCGGCACCGCGGCGCCAGAGGCCGCGCCGTGGGACGCCGTGCTCGCGCGCTACGCGCGGCGGCACCGCCTGCTCCACGCCCGCTCCGGCGAGGGCGGGCGCCTGGACCTCGGCTTTCTCGTCACGCTGCGGCGCACGGAGGACGCGCCCGCGCTAACGGACGCACTCGGCCGCACGGACCGCGTGGAGGAGGTCGCGCTCTACTACGACGAGGAACGCCCGCTGTAG